From the genome of Eucalyptus grandis isolate ANBG69807.140 chromosome 2, ASM1654582v1, whole genome shotgun sequence, one region includes:
- the LOC104417498 gene encoding rhodanese-like domain-containing protein 11, chloroplastic isoform X2 — MEALGLPSRGPLTISQSATSRRVRTARSSRTKTHSRGFMELPPLGLISSLAIRHKKRSVIRMIADTDDYDLRQMMDKAAARKRWDSLIREQKVKCLIPREAGYAIQLLDKTLLDVHSSVESSKAWVKGSTWIPIFDDNSGFDPGTLSRKMINFVMGGWWSGAPTLSYNKQFLSNIEEKFPKDLDLIVACQKGLRSLAACELLYNAGYRNLFWVQGGLEASEEEDLPREGPSLLNLLELVVFQNFWVGLTNKEQQLPKRVGLID, encoded by the exons ATGGAAGCTCTGGGGCTTCCCTCCCGCGGCCCTCTCACGATTTCGCAGTCCGCCACTTCCCGCAGAGTGCGAACCGCGAGGAGCTCGCGGACGAAGACGCACTCACGGGGCTTTATGGAGCTCCCTCCTCTTGGATTGATATCGTCTTTGGCAATTCGCCATAAA AAGCGGAGTGTTATCAGAATGATAGCTGACACGGATGACTATGACTTGAGGCAAATGATGGATAAGGCTGCTGCCCGAAAGAGATGGGATTCTCTG attagggaacaaaaagttaAATGTCTAATCCCAAGGGAAGCTGGATATGCAATACAACTCTTAGATAAGACCCTATTAGATGTTCACTCTTCTGTGGAAAGCAGCAAG GCTTGGGTCAAAGGATCAACTTGGATTCCCATATTTGATGACAATAGTGGATTTGATCCTGGGACTCTTTCTAGGAAGATGATAAACTTTGTGATGG GTGGTTGGTGGAGTGGTGCTCCTACATTGTCCTATAACAA GCAGTTCTTATCGAATATTGAGGAAAAATTCCCAAAAGACTTGGATCTTATTGTTGCATGCCAGAAAGGTTTGAG ATCATTAGCTGCTTGTGAGCTCCTATACAATGCTGGGTATAGAAATCTTTTCTGGGTTCAAGGTGGCCTAGAGGCTTCTGAAGAAGAG GATCTCCCCAGAGAGGGCCCCAGCCTCTTAAATTTGCTGGAATTGGTGGTGTTTCAGAATTTCTGGG TTGGACTGACCAACAAAGAGCAGCAGCTGCCAAAGAGGGTTGGGCTTATCGATTAG
- the LOC104417498 gene encoding rhodanese-like domain-containing protein 11, chloroplastic isoform X1 encodes MEALGLPSRGPLTISQSATSRRVRTARSSRTKTHSRGFMELPPLGLISSLAIRHKKRSVIRMIADTDDYDLRQMMDKAAARKRWDSLIREQKVKCLIPREAGYAIQLLDKTLLDVHSSVESSKAWVKGSTWIPIFDDNSGFDPGTLSRKMINFVMGGWWSGAPTLSYNKQFLSNIEEKFPKDLDLIVACQKGLRSLAACELLYNAGYRNLFWVQGGLEASEEEDLPREGPSLLNLLELVVFQNFWGAKNPLIIIAKLLMKYLQTSVLDHETKTLSFPSIMVEVAHRMKIKSLRFSYVILCIYERDCSL; translated from the exons ATGGAAGCTCTGGGGCTTCCCTCCCGCGGCCCTCTCACGATTTCGCAGTCCGCCACTTCCCGCAGAGTGCGAACCGCGAGGAGCTCGCGGACGAAGACGCACTCACGGGGCTTTATGGAGCTCCCTCCTCTTGGATTGATATCGTCTTTGGCAATTCGCCATAAA AAGCGGAGTGTTATCAGAATGATAGCTGACACGGATGACTATGACTTGAGGCAAATGATGGATAAGGCTGCTGCCCGAAAGAGATGGGATTCTCTG attagggaacaaaaagttaAATGTCTAATCCCAAGGGAAGCTGGATATGCAATACAACTCTTAGATAAGACCCTATTAGATGTTCACTCTTCTGTGGAAAGCAGCAAG GCTTGGGTCAAAGGATCAACTTGGATTCCCATATTTGATGACAATAGTGGATTTGATCCTGGGACTCTTTCTAGGAAGATGATAAACTTTGTGATGG GTGGTTGGTGGAGTGGTGCTCCTACATTGTCCTATAACAA GCAGTTCTTATCGAATATTGAGGAAAAATTCCCAAAAGACTTGGATCTTATTGTTGCATGCCAGAAAGGTTTGAG ATCATTAGCTGCTTGTGAGCTCCTATACAATGCTGGGTATAGAAATCTTTTCTGGGTTCAAGGTGGCCTAGAGGCTTCTGAAGAAGAG GATCTCCCCAGAGAGGGCCCCAGCCTCTTAAATTTGCTGGAATTGGTGGTGTTTCAGAATTTCTGGG GAGCTAAGAACCCACTGATAATAATTGCCAAGTTACTGATGAAGTACCTTCAGACCTCAGTTTTGGACCATGAGACAAAGACCTTGAGTTTTCCTAGCATAATGGTGGAAGTAGCTCATAGGATGAAAATAAAGTCCCTTCGCTTTTCTTATGTAATCCTTTGCATCTATGAAAGGGATTGCAGTTTGTAG